The following are encoded in a window of Streptomyces sp. SAT1 genomic DNA:
- a CDS encoding thiamine ABC transporter substrate-binding protein: MHHKTFAAAAAGLGLVALCACGSSGGEAADSTTVTVVSHDSWAASKSVIADFEKRSGYKVRILKDGDAGQAVNKAILTKDNPQGDVFFGVDNTLLSRALDNGLFQPYEPKDSGTVDRRYRVDQAKHRVTPVDTGDICVNYDKKYFTDHKLAPPASFDDLLKPQYKNLLVTENAATSSPGLGFLLGTAAQYGDKGWQDYWKKLKDNGVKIVDGWEQAYNQEFSGSAGGRKAKGDRPLAVSYASSPPAEVIYADPRPKTAPTGVVDATCFRQVEYAGLLSNAGNTKGGKAFLDFLLSKEFQQDMPLNMFVYPVRAGAAVPADFTTYGPQAKDPRTMAPDRIAANRDQWVKTWSSLVVK; encoded by the coding sequence CTCCGGGGGCGAGGCGGCCGACTCCACGACCGTGACCGTGGTCAGCCACGACTCGTGGGCCGCGTCCAAGAGTGTCATCGCGGACTTCGAGAAGCGCTCCGGGTACAAGGTCCGCATCCTCAAGGACGGCGATGCCGGACAGGCCGTCAACAAGGCCATCCTCACCAAGGACAACCCGCAGGGCGACGTCTTCTTCGGCGTCGACAACACGCTGCTGTCCCGCGCCCTCGACAACGGCCTCTTCCAGCCGTACGAGCCGAAGGACTCCGGCACGGTCGACCGGCGCTACCGCGTCGACCAGGCCAAGCACCGCGTCACGCCCGTCGACACCGGCGACATCTGCGTCAACTACGACAAGAAGTACTTCACCGACCACAAGCTGGCCCCGCCCGCCTCCTTCGACGACCTCCTGAAGCCGCAGTACAAGAACCTCCTGGTCACCGAGAACGCGGCGACCTCCTCGCCCGGCCTCGGCTTCCTGCTCGGCACCGCCGCCCAGTACGGCGACAAGGGCTGGCAGGACTACTGGAAGAAGCTGAAGGACAACGGCGTCAAGATCGTCGACGGCTGGGAGCAGGCGTACAACCAGGAGTTCTCCGGCTCCGCGGGGGGCCGCAAGGCCAAGGGCGACCGGCCGCTCGCCGTCTCCTACGCCTCCTCGCCGCCCGCCGAGGTCATCTACGCCGACCCCAGGCCGAAGACCGCGCCGACCGGCGTCGTGGACGCCACCTGCTTCCGGCAGGTCGAGTACGCCGGGCTGCTGAGCAACGCCGGGAACACCAAGGGCGGCAAGGCGTTCCTCGACTTCCTGCTCAGTAAGGAGTTCCAGCAGGACATGCCGCTGAACATGTTCGTCTACCCGGTGCGCGCGGGAGCCGCCGTGCCCGCCGACTTCACGACGTACGGTCCGCAGGCCAAGGACCCCCGGACCATGGCCCCCGACCGCATCGCCGCCAACCGCGACCAGTGGGTCAAGACGTGGTCCTCCCTCGTAGTGAAGTAG
- a CDS encoding ABC transporter permease, translating into MAVPVAFFALFFAYPVAAIVRRGLYSGGAWQWSPFGEVLGRSDIRHVLWFTTWQALASTALTLLIALPGAYVFARYDFPGRNVLRAVVTVPFVLPTVVVGTAFLALVGRGGLLDDLWGVRLDTTVWAILLAHVFFNYAVVVRTVGGLWAQLDPRQEEAARMLGASPLTAWRKVTLPALAPAVAAAALMVFLFTFTSFGVVQILGGPGFSTLEVEIYRQTSQMFDLSTAAVLTLVQFAAMGAILAVHARTVRRRESALRLVDAARTARRPRGAGQWTLLAAVLASIALLVLLPLAVLVQRSLTAPGFGYYRALADPDGGTFLVAPLHAVGASLSYAAAATAIAVAVGSLAAAALTRRDAGRLVRGFDALLMVPLGVSAVTVGFGFLIALDKPPLDLRQSWILVPLAQALVGVPFVVRTMLPVLRAVDVRLREAAAVLGASPWRVWREVDLPLVRRALLIAAGFAFAVSLGEFGATVFIARPDNPTLPVAVARLLSRPGDLNYGQAMALSTILMVVCAVALLVLERLRGGERTGEF; encoded by the coding sequence ATGGCCGTGCCCGTCGCGTTCTTCGCGCTGTTCTTCGCCTATCCGGTGGCCGCGATCGTCCGGCGCGGCCTGTACTCCGGCGGCGCCTGGCAGTGGAGCCCGTTCGGCGAGGTGCTGGGCCGGTCCGACATCCGGCACGTGCTGTGGTTCACCACCTGGCAGGCGCTCGCCTCCACCGCGCTCACCCTGCTGATCGCCCTGCCCGGCGCCTATGTGTTCGCCCGCTACGACTTCCCGGGACGGAATGTACTGCGGGCCGTGGTCACCGTGCCGTTCGTGCTGCCCACGGTCGTCGTCGGCACCGCCTTCCTCGCCCTCGTCGGACGCGGCGGACTCCTCGACGACCTGTGGGGGGTGCGCCTGGACACCACCGTGTGGGCGATCCTCCTCGCCCATGTCTTCTTCAACTACGCCGTCGTCGTACGGACCGTGGGCGGCCTGTGGGCCCAGCTCGATCCGCGGCAGGAGGAGGCCGCGCGGATGCTCGGCGCCTCGCCGCTGACCGCCTGGCGCAAGGTCACCCTGCCCGCCCTGGCACCCGCCGTCGCCGCCGCCGCGCTGATGGTCTTCCTGTTCACCTTCACCTCCTTCGGCGTGGTGCAGATCCTCGGCGGCCCCGGCTTCTCCACCCTCGAAGTGGAGATCTACCGGCAGACCTCGCAGATGTTCGACCTGTCCACGGCCGCCGTCCTCACCCTCGTGCAGTTCGCCGCCATGGGAGCCATCCTCGCCGTGCACGCCCGGACCGTGCGCCGCCGGGAGAGCGCGCTGCGGCTGGTGGACGCCGCCCGCACCGCCCGCCGCCCGCGCGGCGCCGGGCAGTGGACGCTGCTGGCCGCCGTCCTCGCGAGCATCGCGCTGCTCGTGCTGCTGCCGCTCGCCGTGCTGGTACAGCGCTCGCTCACCGCACCCGGCTTCGGCTACTACCGCGCGCTGGCCGACCCGGACGGCGGCACCTTCCTGGTCGCGCCGCTCCACGCGGTCGGCGCCTCCCTGTCCTACGCCGCCGCCGCGACCGCCATCGCCGTCGCCGTCGGCTCCCTCGCCGCCGCCGCGCTCACCCGGCGGGACGCCGGACGGCTCGTCCGCGGCTTCGACGCGCTGCTGATGGTGCCGCTCGGCGTGTCGGCGGTGACCGTGGGCTTCGGTTTCCTGATCGCCCTGGACAAGCCGCCGCTGGACCTCAGGCAGTCCTGGATCCTGGTCCCGCTCGCGCAGGCCCTGGTCGGCGTGCCCTTCGTCGTACGGACCATGCTGCCGGTGCTGCGCGCGGTCGACGTACGGCTGCGCGAGGCGGCGGCCGTGCTGGGGGCGTCGCCGTGGCGGGTGTGGCGGGAGGTGGACCTGCCGCTGGTGCGGCGGGCACTGCTGATCGCCGCCGGGTTCGCCTTCGCGGTCTCCCTCGGGGAGTTCGGGGCGACCGTGTTCATCGCCCGGCCCGACAACCCGACCCTGCCGGTGGCCGTGGCCCGGCTGCTCTCCCGGCCCGGCGACCTCAACTACGGCCAGGCCATGGCCCTGTCGACGATCCTCATGGTGGTGTGCGCGGTGGCGTTGCTGGTACTGGAGAGACTGCGCGGCGGCGAGCGGACGGGGGAGTTCTGA
- a CDS encoding ABC transporter ATP-binding protein produces MLLDLRGATVRFGGRAALDAVDLAVAEHETVCVLGPSGSGKSTLLRAVAGLQALDSGQVLLDGRDQARVPVHRREVGLMFQDHQLFPQRDVAQNVAFGPRMHGATRQEQAARVAELLELVGLPGAGARPVAALSGGEQQRVALARALAPRPRLLMLDEPLGQLDRSLRERLVVELRELFGRLGTTVLAVTHDQGEAFALADRVVVMRDGRIAQSGTPLEVWQRPADAFVARFLGFENVIEAKVDGTAALTPWGKVPVSEDAPQGTRTLLVRPAGVRLVPAEEGLRCTVAARTFKGTHVALRLQPRDAPPLEAACPLRAAPGTGEETGVAFDPDDVVVLG; encoded by the coding sequence ATGCTGCTCGACCTGCGCGGTGCCACCGTGCGCTTCGGCGGCCGGGCCGCGCTGGACGCGGTCGACCTGGCGGTCGCGGAGCACGAGACCGTGTGCGTGCTCGGCCCCAGCGGCAGCGGCAAGTCGACGCTGCTGCGGGCGGTGGCCGGACTCCAGGCGCTGGACTCGGGGCAGGTGCTGCTCGACGGCCGCGACCAGGCGCGGGTGCCGGTGCACCGGCGCGAGGTCGGCCTGATGTTCCAGGACCACCAGCTCTTCCCGCAGCGGGACGTGGCCCAGAACGTCGCCTTCGGGCCGCGGATGCACGGCGCCACCCGGCAGGAGCAGGCCGCCCGGGTGGCCGAACTCCTCGAACTCGTCGGCCTGCCGGGCGCGGGCGCGCGTCCGGTGGCCGCCCTGTCCGGCGGCGAGCAGCAGCGCGTGGCCCTCGCCCGCGCCCTCGCGCCCCGGCCCCGGCTGCTCATGCTCGACGAACCCCTCGGCCAACTCGACCGCTCGCTGCGCGAACGGCTCGTCGTCGAACTGCGGGAACTGTTCGGGCGGTTGGGCACCACCGTGCTCGCCGTCACCCACGACCAGGGCGAGGCGTTCGCGCTCGCCGACCGGGTGGTGGTGATGCGGGACGGCCGGATCGCCCAGTCCGGCACGCCACTTGAGGTGTGGCAGCGTCCCGCGGACGCCTTCGTCGCCCGCTTCCTCGGCTTCGAGAACGTGATCGAGGCGAAGGTCGACGGCACGGCCGCCCTCACCCCGTGGGGCAAGGTCCCGGTCTCCGAGGACGCGCCCCAGGGCACCCGGACCCTCCTCGTACGCCCCGCCGGTGTCCGCCTCGTCCCGGCGGAGGAGGGCCTGCGCTGCACGGTGGCCGCCCGCACCTTCAAGGGCACCCATGTCGCCCTGCGCCTCCAGCCGCGCGACGCGCCGCCGCTGGAAGCGGCCTGCCCGCTGCGCGCGGCCCCCGGGACCGGGGAGGAGACGGGCGTGGCGTTCGACCCGGACGACGTGGTGGTGCTGGGCTGA
- a CDS encoding VOC family protein, translated as MSHAYQQMIFVNLATEDVAASRKFFTELGYTINPRFSGDDCACVVISDTIVTMLLGKKRYADFTGKEIADSTRTSEVLLCLSAESREKVDAMIDRAVAAGGTVSGETQDHGHMYGRSFDDLDGHSWEIVWMDPAAVES; from the coding sequence ATGTCGCACGCCTACCAGCAGATGATCTTCGTGAACCTGGCGACCGAGGACGTGGCCGCGTCCCGGAAGTTCTTCACCGAGCTGGGCTACACCATCAACCCGCGGTTCTCCGGCGACGACTGCGCCTGCGTCGTCATCAGCGACACCATCGTCACCATGCTGCTCGGCAAGAAGCGCTACGCGGACTTCACCGGAAAGGAGATCGCGGACTCCACCCGGACCAGCGAGGTGCTGCTCTGCCTGAGCGCCGAGAGCCGCGAGAAGGTCGACGCGATGATCGACAGGGCGGTCGCCGCCGGCGGCACGGTGAGCGGCGAGACGCAGGACCACGGGCACATGTACGGCCGTTCCTTCGACGATCTGGACGGCCACTCCTGGGAGATCGTGTGGATGGACCCGGCGGCGGTGGAGAGCTGA
- a CDS encoding ABC transporter ATP-binding protein, translated as MVAPPDNDVLWARALHYTHKDGSPALCGVSLGVRQGEILAVAGPSGSGKTTLLRCLSGTVRVREGEVWFNSAPVHTLGPLARERLRRDRFAWVDPAPALVPELNVWENTALPLMLRGGGRRRAKVAALEWLERLDVGELARRRPHQLRQAERQRVCIARALATAPTVLFADEPTAPLHRADRAHVLRTLTTAARSHGITVVLATHDAETAALADRTVALLDGRCVKTVHLPPAGDATEGRAACSLSV; from the coding sequence ATGGTGGCCCCGCCGGACAACGACGTACTCTGGGCACGCGCCCTGCACTACACCCACAAGGACGGCTCCCCCGCCCTCTGCGGCGTCTCGCTCGGCGTGCGCCAGGGCGAGATCCTCGCGGTCGCCGGACCGAGCGGCAGCGGCAAGACCACTCTGCTGCGCTGCCTGTCCGGCACGGTGCGGGTCCGCGAGGGCGAGGTCTGGTTCAACAGCGCCCCCGTGCACACCCTCGGCCCGCTCGCCCGGGAGCGGCTGCGCCGGGACCGCTTCGCCTGGGTCGACCCCGCCCCCGCCCTCGTGCCCGAGCTGAACGTCTGGGAGAACACGGCGCTGCCGCTGATGCTGCGCGGCGGCGGGCGGCGCCGCGCCAAGGTGGCCGCCCTGGAGTGGCTGGAGCGCCTGGACGTCGGCGAGCTGGCCCGGCGGCGCCCGCACCAGCTGCGCCAGGCCGAACGCCAGCGCGTGTGCATCGCCCGCGCCCTCGCCACCGCGCCCACCGTGCTCTTCGCCGACGAGCCGACCGCCCCGCTGCACCGCGCCGACCGTGCCCATGTGCTGCGCACCCTCACCACGGCGGCCCGCTCGCACGGCATCACCGTGGTGCTGGCCACCCACGACGCGGAGACCGCCGCCCTCGCCGACCGCACGGTGGCCCTGCTCGACGGGCGGTGCGTGAAGACCGTGCACCTGCCTCCCGCGGGCGACGCGACGGAAGGCCGGGCGGCGTGCTCGCTCTCCGTCTGA
- a CDS encoding aspartate aminotransferase family protein, with the protein MGNPITVSKDLSRTAYDHLWMHFTRMSSYENAPVPTIVRGEGTYIYDDQGKRYLDGLAGLFVVQAGHGRTELAETAFKQAQELAFFPVWSYAHPKAVELAERLADYAPGDLNKVFFTTGGGEAVETAWKLAKQYFKLTGKPTKYKVISRAVAYHGTPQGALSITGLPGLKAPFEPLVPGAHKVPNTNIYRAPIFGDDPEAFGRWAADQIEQQILFEGPETVAAVFLEPVQNAGGCFPPPPGYFQRVREICDQYDVLLVSDEVICAFGRLGTMFACDKFGYVPDMITCAKGMTSGYSPIGACIISDRLAEPFYKGDNTFLHGYTFGGHPVSAAVGLANLDLFEREGLNQHVLDNEGAFLSTLQKLHDLPIVGDVRGNGFFYGIELVKDKNTKESFNDEETERVLYGFLSKALYDNGLYCRADDRGDPVVQLAPPLISDQETFDEIEQILRAVLTEAWTKL; encoded by the coding sequence GTGGGGAACCCGATAACCGTGAGCAAGGACCTCAGCCGAACCGCGTACGACCACCTGTGGATGCACTTCACCCGCATGTCCTCGTACGAGAACGCCCCCGTGCCGACCATCGTGCGCGGTGAGGGCACCTACATCTACGACGACCAGGGCAAGCGCTACCTGGACGGCCTCGCGGGCCTGTTCGTGGTCCAGGCCGGACACGGCCGCACCGAGCTGGCCGAGACCGCGTTCAAGCAGGCGCAGGAGCTGGCCTTCTTCCCCGTGTGGTCGTACGCCCACCCCAAGGCCGTGGAGCTGGCCGAGCGCCTGGCCGACTACGCGCCGGGCGACCTGAACAAGGTCTTCTTCACCACCGGCGGCGGCGAGGCCGTGGAGACCGCCTGGAAGCTCGCCAAGCAGTACTTCAAGCTGACCGGCAAGCCCACCAAGTACAAGGTCATCTCCCGCGCGGTCGCCTACCACGGCACCCCGCAGGGCGCCCTGTCCATCACCGGCCTGCCGGGCCTGAAGGCCCCCTTCGAGCCGCTGGTGCCGGGCGCGCACAAGGTCCCCAACACCAACATCTACCGCGCCCCGATCTTCGGCGACGACCCGGAGGCGTTCGGCCGCTGGGCCGCCGACCAGATCGAGCAGCAGATCCTCTTCGAGGGCCCGGAGACGGTCGCCGCCGTCTTCCTGGAGCCGGTGCAGAACGCGGGCGGCTGCTTCCCGCCGCCGCCCGGGTACTTCCAGCGGGTGCGCGAGATCTGCGACCAGTACGACGTGCTGCTCGTCTCCGACGAGGTCATCTGCGCCTTCGGCCGCCTGGGCACGATGTTCGCCTGCGACAAGTTCGGCTATGTCCCGGACATGATCACCTGCGCCAAGGGCATGACCTCGGGCTACTCCCCGATCGGCGCCTGCATCATCTCCGACCGCCTGGCCGAGCCGTTCTACAAGGGTGACAACACCTTCCTGCACGGCTACACCTTCGGCGGCCACCCGGTCTCCGCCGCGGTCGGCCTCGCCAACCTCGACCTGTTCGAGCGCGAGGGCCTCAACCAGCACGTGCTGGACAACGAGGGCGCGTTCCTGTCCACCCTCCAGAAGCTGCACGACCTGCCGATCGTCGGCGACGTCCGCGGCAACGGCTTCTTCTACGGCATCGAGCTGGTGAAGGACAAGAACACCAAGGAGTCCTTCAACGACGAGGAGACCGAGCGCGTCCTGTACGGCTTCCTCTCCAAGGCGTTGTACGACAACGGCCTGTACTGCCGGGCCGACGACCGCGGCGACCCGGTCGTCCAGCTCGCACCGCCGCTGATCTCCGATCAGGAGACCTTCGACGAGATCGAGCAGATCCTGCGCGCGGTGCTGACGGAGGCATGGACCAAGCTGTGA
- a CDS encoding Lrp/AsnC family transcriptional regulator, translating to MHSEDVASRSAEQRDSSRESRTGNGTPQLDAVSLAIIQQLQEDGRRPYAAIGKAVGLSEAAVRQRVQKLLDQGVMQIVAVTDPLTVGFRRQAMVGVNVEGDVEAIADALTDMSEVEYVVMTAGSFDILAEIVCEDDDHLLDVINKRIRALPGVRSTESFVYLKLKKQTYMWGTR from the coding sequence GTGCACAGTGAGGACGTGGCCAGTCGAAGCGCAGAGCAGAGGGACTCGTCCCGCGAGTCCCGCACCGGGAACGGCACCCCCCAGCTGGACGCCGTCTCCCTCGCCATCATCCAGCAGCTCCAGGAGGACGGCCGCCGTCCCTACGCGGCGATCGGCAAGGCCGTCGGCCTCTCCGAGGCGGCCGTGCGCCAGCGCGTGCAGAAGCTGCTGGACCAGGGCGTCATGCAGATCGTCGCCGTCACGGACCCGCTCACCGTGGGCTTCCGCCGGCAGGCGATGGTCGGCGTCAACGTCGAGGGTGATGTCGAGGCCATCGCGGACGCGCTGACTGACATGTCGGAAGTCGAGTACGTGGTGATGACCGCGGGCTCGTTCGACATCCTCGCCGAGATCGTCTGCGAGGACGACGACCACCTGCTGGACGTCATCAACAAACGCATCCGGGCGCTGCCCGGGGTGCGCTCCACCGAGAGCTTCGTTTATCTGAAGCTCAAGAAGCAGACCTACATGTGGGGAACCCGATAA
- a CDS encoding gamma-aminobutyraldehyde dehydrogenase — protein MSTELRRLRNYIDGEFRDAADGRTTEVVNPATGEAYATAPLSGQADVDAAMAAAAAAFPAWRDTTPAERQKALLKIADAFEERAEELIAAEVENTGKPIGLTRSEEIPPMVDQIRFFAGAARMLEGRSAGEYMEGLTSIVRREPIGVCAQVAPWNYPMMMAVWKFAPALAAGNTVVLKPSDTTPASTVLIADIIGSVLPKGVFNVVCGDRDTGRLMVEHDTPAMASITGSVRAGMSVAESASKDLKRVHLELGGKAPVVVFEDVDIDKAVAGISEAGYFNAGQDCTAATRVLVQESVHDAFVAALAKAAEDTKTGRPDDEDVAYGPLNNPNQLKQVAGFIERLPAHAKVEAGGHQVGDKGYFYAATVVSGLKQDDEIIQREVFGPVITVQSFTDEDQAVEWANGVEYALASSVWTKDHGRAMRMSKKLDFGCVWINTHIPLVAEMPHGGFKKSGYGKDLSAYGFEDYTRIKHVMTSLDG, from the coding sequence GTGAGCACCGAGCTGCGTCGTCTGCGCAACTACATCGACGGTGAGTTCCGGGACGCCGCCGACGGACGGACCACCGAGGTGGTCAACCCCGCGACCGGAGAGGCGTACGCGACCGCGCCGCTGTCCGGTCAGGCGGACGTCGACGCCGCCATGGCGGCCGCCGCCGCGGCCTTCCCGGCCTGGCGCGACACCACCCCGGCCGAGCGGCAGAAGGCGCTGCTGAAGATCGCGGACGCCTTCGAGGAGCGCGCCGAGGAACTGATCGCGGCCGAGGTGGAGAACACGGGCAAGCCCATCGGGCTGACCCGCTCCGAGGAGATCCCGCCGATGGTCGACCAGATCCGCTTCTTCGCGGGCGCGGCGCGGATGCTGGAGGGCCGCTCGGCCGGCGAGTACATGGAGGGGCTGACCTCCATCGTCCGGCGCGAGCCGATCGGTGTCTGCGCGCAGGTCGCGCCGTGGAACTACCCGATGATGATGGCCGTCTGGAAGTTCGCCCCCGCCCTCGCGGCCGGCAACACCGTCGTGCTCAAGCCGTCGGACACCACCCCCGCCTCCACCGTCCTGATCGCCGACATCATCGGCTCGGTCCTGCCCAAGGGCGTCTTCAACGTCGTCTGCGGCGACCGCGACACCGGCCGCCTCATGGTCGAGCACGACACCCCGGCGATGGCCTCCATCACCGGCTCCGTGCGCGCCGGCATGTCGGTCGCCGAGTCCGCCTCCAAGGACCTCAAGCGCGTCCACCTGGAGCTGGGCGGCAAGGCCCCCGTCGTGGTCTTCGAGGACGTCGACATCGACAAGGCGGTCGCGGGGATCTCGGAGGCCGGCTACTTCAACGCCGGCCAGGACTGCACCGCCGCCACCCGCGTGCTGGTCCAGGAGTCGGTCCACGACGCGTTCGTCGCCGCGCTCGCCAAGGCCGCCGAGGACACGAAGACGGGCCGGCCCGACGACGAGGACGTGGCGTACGGCCCGCTGAACAACCCGAACCAGCTCAAGCAGGTGGCCGGCTTCATCGAGCGGCTGCCCGCCCACGCCAAGGTCGAGGCCGGCGGCCACCAGGTCGGCGACAAGGGCTACTTCTACGCCGCGACCGTCGTCTCCGGCCTCAAGCAGGACGACGAGATCATCCAGAGGGAGGTCTTCGGCCCGGTCATCACCGTCCAGTCCTTCACCGACGAGGACCAGGCCGTCGAGTGGGCCAACGGCGTCGAGTACGCGCTCGCCTCCTCCGTGTGGACCAAGGACCACGGCCGCGCCATGCGGATGTCCAAGAAGCTCGACTTCGGCTGCGTGTGGATCAACACCCACATCCCGCTGGTCGCCGAGATGCCGCACGGCGGGTTCAAGAAGTCCGGCTACGGCAAGGACCTGTCCGCGTACGGCTTCGAGGACTACACGCGCATCAAGCACGTGATGACGTCGCTGGACGGCTGA
- a CDS encoding ABC transporter substrate-binding protein, with amino-acid sequence MPRTPLTPPFRTPPRTPAPPSRRSLLRALGGTAVLGALAGCGVPAAYVSPGDRAATDTSATDKRLSWSNWPLYIDTDDKNPNRRPTLEAFQKRTGISVHYAEDINDNDEFFGKISPSLMNHQKPGRDLVVISDWMCARFVRLGWVQEMDRARQPNVARHLDPLLRSPAFDPGRKFTVPYQSGITGIAYNRRKLGRDIHRVADLWARDLKGRVTLLSGLDEAFALLMQADGVDIRTWTADDFHRVCDQVERQLARGQIRRFTGNDYTKDLVSGDVLACQAYSGDVIQLQADNPDIRFVVPEEGAELWSDSLMIPNLADHKANAERLIDYYYQPEVAAELAAWVNYVCPVPAAQDILAASDDEDTAALAENPLIFPDTTMRRRLAIARDITSTERVEFAKRWNTLVGL; translated from the coding sequence ATGCCCCGGACACCGCTGACGCCCCCGTTCCGCACCCCGCCGCGCACACCGGCCCCGCCCTCCCGCCGCTCGCTGCTGCGCGCCCTCGGCGGCACCGCCGTGCTCGGGGCGCTCGCCGGATGCGGGGTCCCCGCCGCCTACGTCAGCCCCGGCGACCGCGCCGCCACCGACACCTCCGCCACCGACAAGCGGCTGAGCTGGTCGAACTGGCCGCTCTACATCGACACCGACGACAAGAACCCCAACCGGCGGCCCACCCTGGAAGCCTTCCAGAAGCGCACCGGGATCTCCGTCCACTACGCCGAGGACATCAACGACAACGACGAGTTCTTCGGCAAGATCAGCCCGTCCCTGATGAACCACCAGAAGCCCGGCCGCGACCTCGTCGTCATCAGCGACTGGATGTGCGCGCGCTTCGTACGCCTGGGCTGGGTGCAGGAGATGGACCGCGCCCGGCAGCCGAACGTCGCCCGCCACCTCGACCCGCTGCTGCGCTCACCCGCCTTCGACCCCGGGCGCAAGTTCACCGTGCCCTACCAGTCCGGCATCACCGGCATCGCCTACAACCGCCGCAAGCTCGGCCGGGACATCCACCGCGTCGCCGACCTGTGGGCGCGCGACCTCAAGGGCCGGGTGACCCTGCTCTCCGGCCTCGACGAGGCGTTCGCCCTGCTGATGCAGGCCGACGGCGTCGACATCCGCACATGGACGGCGGACGACTTCCACCGGGTCTGCGACCAAGTGGAGCGGCAGCTCGCCCGCGGCCAGATACGCCGCTTCACCGGTAACGACTACACCAAGGACCTCGTCAGCGGCGACGTCCTGGCCTGCCAGGCGTACTCCGGCGACGTGATCCAGCTCCAGGCCGACAACCCCGACATCCGCTTCGTCGTCCCCGAGGAGGGCGCCGAACTCTGGTCGGACTCCCTGATGATCCCCAACCTGGCCGACCACAAGGCCAACGCCGAGCGCCTGATCGACTACTACTACCAGCCCGAGGTCGCCGCCGAACTGGCCGCCTGGGTGAACTACGTCTGCCCGGTCCCCGCCGCCCAGGACATCCTCGCCGCCTCCGACGACGAGGACACCGCCGCCCTCGCCGAGAACCCCCTCATCTTCCCCGACACCACCATGCGCCGCCGCCTGGCCATCGCCCGCGACATCACCTCCACGGAACGCGTCGAGTTCGCCAAGCGGTGGAACACGCTGGTGGGGTTGTAG